The Cicer arietinum cultivar CDC Frontier isolate Library 1 chromosome 1, Cicar.CDCFrontier_v2.0, whole genome shotgun sequence genome contains the following window.
CTTGTGCACATTACAACATAACACCAGCTTGGAACAAATGTTTCTTTGATCCACCTAAGGATCAAGTTAAGTCAAGTTTCAAACTTGAAGACATGTGTGGTCCACCAAAGTTTGTTCCTTTTGAAACAACTATTCATCTTAAGCCTTATGAGATTATTAGAGCATTCACAGCTCTTAAAGATGAATCAGGAGGAATGGCTGGTTTTGATCTTAACAAAGCTTATTCAAGTTGTgatctttttcttttgagaaCTTCTAGAGAACTTGAAGGTGAATGGTTAGATTATATCTCGGATCGTTATGAAGTTCCTGTTGTTCCAGTTGGGTTGCTTCCACCATCTATGCAGATAAGAGATGatgaagaggaagaaaatgatcctGATTGGGTGAAAATCAAGGATTGGTTGGATACAAGAGAATCATCATCTGTTGTTTACATTGGATTTGGGAGTGAGTTGAAGTTGAGTCAGCAAGATTTAACTGAGTTAGCTTATGGAATTGAGCTTTCTGGGTTACCTTTCTTTTGGGCTTTGAAGAATCTGAAAGAGGGTACACTTGAGTTACCTGAGGGTTTTGAGGACAGAACTAAGGAACGTGGAATTGTTTGGAAAACATGGGCACCTCAGCTTAAGATCTTAGCTCATGGAGCAATTGGAGGGTGTATGAGTCATTGTGGTTCAGGTTCTGTCATTGAGAAGCTTCATTTTGGACATGTTCTTGTGACACTGCCTTATTTGCTTGACCAATGTTTGTTTTCAAGGGTATTAGTTGAAAAGGAAGTGGCTATTGAGGTGCCAAGGAGTGAACAAGATGGGTCCTTTACTAGGGACTCTGTAGCACATACATTGAGGCTGGCAATAGTGGATGAAGAGGGAAGTGCTTATAGAGACAATGCTAAAGAGATGGGAAAGGTTTTCAGGTCAAAAGATCTTCATAATCATTATGTTGATGATTTGATTGCTGCTCTTCATAAGTATAGAGTTCCTTCCAATTCCATCAACTAAGCAGactaatttcatttcatatgtttccctttttaatgtgatttttgtttgttttacaaTAAAAGGTTATTTGGGTTGCTTCCTACTTTTCTATTTTGTAACAAAAAGGTTAATTGGTCATATCTATATTCTATGTGATATGTGATTTGGCACCTTTTGCAAAAATATGTATGTCTATTCTCTACAATCATTTATCTCCTAATTCCTATTTTGGTGGAAATGGCTTGAAAGGACTGAATTTGCATATCTGAAACATGACAGCAGAATTCAAATATGTGGCATGAAATTTTACTCACGTATGTGATCAAATCATACAAAAATTGAGTTTATAGtagaaattatattttgatttcaaatttgTGATTTGAATATAATGTTGCAAATCCCATAATTTTGTTACAATTACCTCAAATTTATTTATGGTCTCCTTCAAAAATTCTTTTCGAAGGAAACCaatgaagaaattgaaaataaaaaatcaacgTAGAAGATTTGAAGACTTGTTTCAAATCCTCACACTCAATGGATACTTCAAGTTTCCAACATGAAGCATGTGCTCCCCTAAGGGAACTTTTCTTTTGCCAACTTCATCGACCACACTCAAATCCTTGCAAACATCTACCTTGAACTTAACTAGTGCTTCTGATTTTCCTGCCAATTGCACTTTCTCAAAACCCAACAAGTGTTTTTGAGGTGCATTGTGCACATTAGGAGGAGAAAAGAATAACAATACTGTATGGCTACTACTCATTTTTCCCATGTTCTTGGCACTAAGATGAATATCAAATGCCAAGTTTTGACAATGCTCGTCAGCAACATCAAGTGACTTGCATTCCAAGGAACGACATTCGTGATTCTCTGCTAGAGGAACAGACACCAACTGAGGTGCTTTAACTATTTTGTGTTCGACAGTGCCGAAGCTCATTCCATCTCCAAATGAGAAAACAGTATCTCCTTTATAAAATCTGTAAGTTCTACCAGGGTAACCAGTAGCAGGATCAGCCCTCATGTTCATGATTGTCATTGGTACCTTTTCTACATATGATTGTGGATACCATGTCATGGGTAGCCTTCCACCTGCATCACAAAATCATCCACCAATGTCAATGTTGTAAAAAAGTATCCACGATCTGGATCGCGACATCAAGGTTTTTTATGTCTCCATGACCACAGTGATTGCAAATAAAGTCGTATCAGCGGCATTTGACTGCGATATTCCAAAAAAGTAGGGATTATAACGCGACTGCAACaacaatttataacattgtGGAAAACCTTGTATGACTTACTAGGATTATAGAAGCCAAATATCACATCAGCTATGGCAGCTCCACCAGCTTCGCCAGGGTAGCCAACCCATAAAATGCTTGTTATTTTTTCATTAGTTTTGGCAAAGGAAACATCCATGCCTCCTCCAGACATTATGACAAGAATCACAGGCCCTTTGGATACATTTGCAATTTCACTCACTAGCTGTTGCTGCTGTCCTGGAAGTAGAATGTTAACTCTGTCAAGACTTTCTGCCTCTATAGCTAGATTTGCACCTACCACAATAATGGTTGCATCTGCAGAGGCTGCAATCTTTGCGGCGTCATCTATCTCGGCATTGGCGCATTGCACATCAGGACAGCCAGGAGCATAACTCGTAGGAACCAAAGCTGTTAGGCCTTGCAAGGGTGATGTATATTTGCAAGGGATGCCTGCGAAATTTCAGAAACTTGTCAAATGTAATGTCAAACACAAGTTAATGATAACAAGTCTTCAACTTTAATAACAAGCCATTTGATCAATTTTCTCTTCAGTTAGTATGTTTTTGTTTCTACTTTGATATAATGGATGCATCTACCATATTTAGCCTAGTTCCTAACTTTATATTATATCCATATGGCTAAGTCATATGCTCATAGTTTACTGATAAGTGGCCAGTTTGCTCGAGCTAACAAGTAGTATTTAAACACATGTTGTAATTTGAACCGTGGTATTtaaacacaagttgtaatcTATAACCCTAAGCTTGAATAATATAAAGGAGCTTCAACCACTCTTCAATCAGAGACGTTGACACAATTGGCCAAACTCAGTAATCAAACCTTATGTGTTCTTTGGTCGTGCTTTTTGTATCTGTTTCTTTTGAAGCAGAGTGCTGTTGTTCAAACATTATGAAAATTGCAGAAGTAGGAAATTTGGATACCTTCATAGTTTCCAATCATGACCCTTGTAGCATTAGCATTAGGTCCTATAACAGCCAATGATTTGATGGATTTGGGATTTAAAGGCAATGATCCAGGACTATTTTTAAGCAACACAATCCCTTGCCTTGCAGCTTCACGAGCTAGCTCCTGGTTATCTGAAGTGCACACATCCTTTGGACCAAGGTTTCCATAAGGTTGCTTGCTTGGATCACCATCAAAGAAACCAAGACGCATCAATGTCGCAAAATTGTTTGAGATGGCATTGTCAATGGACGATTCATCCACAAGTCCTTGATTTACTGCTCCTTCTGTATATTGGCCAAGATAATTTCCACAGTCCAAATCTAATCCTGTGAAATCAAAATTTACATACAGCAAAGATAAGTAAACAGTCTTGTATAATTTGCAACAATGAATTTTACAATTCACTATCACAGTTATTAATTTCCATTGGAATATGTAAGTACAAATTTGATTGAGTTATCAGATATTTTGGTCCCTAAATGTGTGAGGCGTGTCACTATAGTCCCTGAATgtttcaaaattacaaaaacattcTTGAGTGTAGCTTATGTTAATAgtttgataaattgattaatagaAGACACATTCAAGGACCAAATTGACTTATGATATACAAATTTGAGGATgtttttgtgattttgattaGTTCAAGGACTATAGTGACACCGCCTGACATATTCAGGGACCAAAATGACTATTTACTCGTACAAATTCTCATATCTTGTTACCTGACAGTATGGTTTTGGCTGCAGCTTCTTCAGGAGTCTTTGTATAATGCTGATTTTTGAAAAGCACTTCTACTGAGTCACAGTCAGAAACAATATATCCATTTAACTTCCATTTGCCTCTGATAACTCCTTTAAGGAGGTCAGGGTCTGCACATGTTGGTATTCCATTAACTTGGTTATAGGAACACATGACACTGGCAACATTTCCATCAATCACACAACTCTTAAATGGAGGTTGAAATGTGTCATCCAAATCTTGTTGAGTCACctaacaaaatcaacaaataaaagggataacaaaaaataattttctgcaTTCACCATAACcttaaaatcaaattaacttGATGGAAACCAACATTAGGTTGGTCCGTGTCGAACTAGACTCAAATCCCTTAAACAAAGTCGCAGGTTCGAGTTTTATAGATGAAAAATAACATGGTTGGGACGAGAGACCTACTAAAGGTGGTCGTCAACCAGGTTTTTTGGCAGAGAATAATCATCTGCAAAACCAATGGATACTTTACTCCGATAAAATGGTTGACCAAGTATATACTTTACACCAATAACATGataactcaaaattcaaaattgaaactTAAAACTCAAAACTGAAACTGGTTTTTTGGGAGATTACCACAGCATTGAAGGTGTAACGTTGAACACCTTTCCAATTATCCAAATCATAAGCTGTATAGTGTTTACAACAAGCAGCAACCTTAAGCTTGTTGGAGTCTCCATCATCAGTTTGTTGCAAACCTTTGACATATCCTGATGCATATTTGCTACTTAACAAAGGGTCTTCCCCTGGTGTTTCTTGTCCCCTTCCCCATCTTGGATCCCTGAATATGTTTATGTTTGGTGACCAATATGTTAAACCAGCCAATCCTACATTGTACATTGCTCTTGCTTCAGTTGAAACCACCTGAAATTAATTACCATAAATTAGCCCTTAACACCACCACttgaaaccttttttttttgtagtttagTGTCTAAgcttaaatttaaatacttgaTAATTATCACAAAGTATATACTTCTGCAGCAAAATATAATGAACTCTTGcctttttttattagttaaagcAGTTAATAATTCACTTTTGCTTCAATATGCCAGCTGAAAATAATCcatatttttgtttcatttactattgtatTTCTCAATTTAACATTTGTACCTAAAAGGCTTTCAGTTTTATGACAAAAGCAATAAAGAAAGGAAACTGAAAAAGATAAAgaatttcatttactattgtatttcttcaaaaaaaacaaCCACCATCTCCttccttttaaatttttaatcacTAGTACCTTCAAAAATATCTAACATTTACTCCCTCTCGccttatttataataaaaaataaatgaacaaaaattgatatatttattctaGTATTTATCTTTCGTTTAAAAAACTATGTGAACTATTTATagtgtataaataaaaaagtaattactatacagttaaaaatttaaaagaaatattaaggaattataaaattataaggaTGTTATATTGAGGCAAAGAGGGAGTAACAAGTACAAGTTGTATCATAAAAGTGGGAACACATGCTGCAAAAAATGCAGTATATACCATTACTTCTCAACCTCAAATTCTCACCTACTCCTACCACAAATGCCAACAACAAATCTCTTATCCTTGTTATCACAGGATACAATTATCATCATTAACCACCTACTATTAATACTCAAACCAACTCATTTAAGAACAACTAATATCCTCTCTtctactcaatttttttaaatcagcATACAACTACCAAAATTAATCCCACAATATTAAGGACTTatgttactcttttaaataGCAATGTACTATTTCAGAATCAAACTAACAAAACTGCATTTTTCTTATTCAAAACCTCACCAAGttctgaaaatttcaaaaagataTCTACCAACTCCAATGAATAAATTTAACAACTTTTATGTCTTTATTCATTAAAAGAGTGAATTGGATTCCACATAGGCAATACCTgacatattttattaatctcAATGGTCTAATCTCAAATCAAtggtaaaaatatttgataaatgtACAACATGAACGATCTCAAATCAATGACCGAGATATATTAACCATGTAGAAGTATAGATTTTTAAATGAAGGGAATCCAGGTCAAAAATAAACAGCACCCTTTCCCAGTTTTTGAGGAGTCActccaaagaaagaaaaaagaatacaaaaagatttatttatactttatccactctaaaataaaatatatttaaaacattgatgtattatatttcatttcagatgaaatatattagaaatggaaacaaaaaaaaatgaagagaaaactCACACTTCCAATGGCTTGAAAGAGTGAAGTGTTGAAAGAAGCTGCAGTGAGAATAGGCATAGGAAAACTAGTGGCACCTGGAACCAAAGTTGAAAAATGTGTTCCAGGTCCAATATTGGAAATTCCATGAAGAGCTTCAGACCACCATTCATATTTTGGTATTCCAAGTCTACTCACTTCAACAGCAGAGTTTCCAAGGTTCCCTATTTTCTCTTTCAATGTTAACCTCTTCACCAAATCCAAAACCCTTTCTTTCACCGACAATGACTTGTCACAGAATCCATAACCTGCTAAACTTGAATTCTTGGCAACATCGCAGGCAAAAACAGTTGATGTTTGGCCATAAACATGGTTACAATTTAACAAAAGTGTAGCATAGAAAATTGAGAAACAGAGGAAAACAGAGAAACTCTTTGGTTCTCTGTTTTCAGTGTAGGCCATAActgtaaattgtaaatgtaacttctaaaaatttcaaaaacaccaaaacaaacaaaagggTGTTTTACTATGTTTATTGTCTATGAAAAAAATGAGTAATTTGTCATTTATGAACACTTTGTTCTTTTAGTGATTTGAGGAAAAAATGAAACTTGGAAACACCCTTTTGAATGcaattgttgtttttttggCGGAGAGCCAAAACAACAAACGAAAGAATCAATGTATCTTATGACTTAGGAACCTTAACTTGGTTTTTGGGTTGttgtgttatatatatatatatatatattgttttggcTATTGTATAGTGCGTGCAAGGtggtttcttttttcttttttttttactggttaaaaacattatattttttttactattttggatgaatttaaataataaaataaagtcaacatTTGCCTGCTACGGTAAATCACGTGAAGATTCTGGCGGCAAGATGGTACTTTTTGTCATTTGGTTTTGTTTTGGGGGTTCAGTTAAAACAGATTGTGAAAAATGAAAACAGATTGCTGGAATATAAAACTAttgtaccaaaaaaataaaaataaaaaagggatGATAGGGCACTGAAAAACTGATGGCTAACATAATTGATAATTGCATGAAAAAgggtttatttatatataaggtAACTGTGAATCTTGTGAAGCTTAGCTGGGTGATACTATTTTCATATGTTACAACTTGGACCTAGGAAGCTTTTAGGCTGGatcaaataaatgattttgGGGGTGTcattttcattaataataataaaagccaATTGCACTTGTGTTGGGtaataataaagtaatttaGTACCCTATACTATAAGTGTATGATAAATGAGGCAAATATTATGTGGTAGTATAAGGTAATAGGTAAGTAGTTTGTGAGTTTTGTTGTGTGTTAACTGTTTGGTCATAAAAATGCAATGTTTGATTGTTGGTTCATGTATAGTATTAAGatttattaatgataatttatttatgaatcaATATAGAGCAAACATTAGACTCAATCTATATGTTAGGACCAgttactttaaaataataactttattcGGTTGGTGGTTCAATTCTTGAAAACAAAGAGAAAAtgatggaagaagaagaagaatgaaaatGTAGATGAGGAAAATATCTCATAATTGATTGGATACGGCAATGATGTTGAGTggactaaaaatgaaaataatttgtagttatgagtaaagaaaaaaaaaaggaataaataatgaataaaagaaagaaatagagagAAGTGAGTGAGAATGGAGGCTGAGATAAAAGCGTGAAATTGAAGTTTGAATGAGTCACTCACACTATGGGCTTCAATTTTGATTCATTACTCCCATTGCTGACTCAGATCCTCTCTGTAAAGTGTATAACCAACTTCACAAccacaataattataaatttcaaaacaaaatatgcaATACAAGATAAGGGAGTTTTAATATAAGAATGTgagaatattaaattttgattatataaatAGTGATGATTAAAAGtgttatataatttttcattttaacattaatcattcataattttaatttgatgaatAACTAGACTCTCATTTTCATTTGATAAGTTTCCGTATATACACTTGTCAGtcatgtaataataataatgaaccAATGTCAAGTTGTCTGCTAGGTAGGTTAATTAGGCAATATTAAAATCTGGAAATGAGTAATTACTTTgaagtataaatatatatatatataataaacaagTTAGGATTCCTGCTTTTTCGGTGATC
Protein-coding sequences here:
- the UGT91H8 gene encoding soyasaponin III rhamnosyltransferase; translated protein: MGSIVNDNNNNNIEHKPLHVVMLPWLAMGHIYPYFEVAKILAQKGHTVTLINSPKNIDHIPKTPKTLQPFIKLVKLPLPQIENLPQGVESTMDITSHNMNRYLKLAYEGLQHDVTEILKTSKPDWVFYDFASGWLAPIAKSLNISCAHYNITPAWNKCFFDPPKDQVKSSFKLEDMCGPPKFVPFETTIHLKPYEIIRAFTALKDESGGMAGFDLNKAYSSCDLFLLRTSRELEGEWLDYISDRYEVPVVPVGLLPPSMQIRDDEEEENDPDWVKIKDWLDTRESSSVVYIGFGSELKLSQQDLTELAYGIELSGLPFFWALKNLKEGTLELPEGFEDRTKERGIVWKTWAPQLKILAHGAIGGCMSHCGSGSVIEKLHFGHVLVTLPYLLDQCLFSRVLVEKEVAIEVPRSEQDGSFTRDSVAHTLRLAIVDEEGSAYRDNAKEMGKVFRSKDLHNHYVDDLIAALHKYRVPSNSIN
- the LOC101506119 gene encoding beta-xylosidase/alpha-L-arabinofuranosidase 1 isoform X1 produces the protein MAYTENREPKSFSVFLCFSIFYATLLLNCNHVYGQTSTVFACDVAKNSSLAGYGFCDKSLSVKERVLDLVKRLTLKEKIGNLGNSAVEVSRLGIPKYEWWSEALHGISNIGPGTHFSTLVPGATSFPMPILTAASFNTSLFQAIGSVVSTEARAMYNVGLAGLTYWSPNINIFRDPRWGRGQETPGEDPLLSSKYASGYVKGLQQTDDGDSNKLKVAACCKHYTAYDLDNWKGVQRYTFNAVVTQQDLDDTFQPPFKSCVIDGNVASVMCSYNQVNGIPTCADPDLLKGVIRGKWKLNGYIVSDCDSVEVLFKNQHYTKTPEEAAAKTILSGLDLDCGNYLGQYTEGAVNQGLVDESSIDNAISNNFATLMRLGFFDGDPSKQPYGNLGPKDVCTSDNQELAREAARQGIVLLKNSPGSLPLNPKSIKSLAVIGPNANATRVMIGNYEGIPCKYTSPLQGLTALVPTSYAPGCPDVQCANAEIDDAAKIAASADATIIVVGANLAIEAESLDRVNILLPGQQQQLVSEIANVSKGPVILVIMSGGGMDVSFAKTNEKITSILWVGYPGEAGGAAIADVIFGFYNPSGRLPMTWYPQSYVEKVPMTIMNMRADPATGYPGRTYRFYKGDTVFSFGDGMSFGTVEHKIVKAPQLVSVPLAENHECRSLECKSLDVADEHCQNLAFDIHLSAKNMGKMSSSHTVLLFFSPPNVHNAPQKHLLGFEKVQLAGKSEALVKFKVDVCKDLSVVDEVGKRKVPLGEHMLHVGNLKYPLSVRI
- the LOC101506119 gene encoding beta-xylosidase/alpha-L-arabinofuranosidase 1 isoform X2 is translated as MAYTENREPKSFSVFLCFSIFYATLLLNCNHVYGQTSTVFACDVAKNSSLAGYGFCDKSLSVKERVLDLVKRLTLKEKIGNLGNSAVEVSRLGIPKYEWWSEALHGISNIGPGTHFSTLVPGATSFPMPILTAASFNTSLFQAIGSVVSTEARAMYNVGLAGLTYWSPNINIFRDPRWGRGQETPGEDPLLSSKYASGYVKGLQQTDDGDSNKLKVAACCKHYTAYDLDNWKGVQRYTFNAVVTQQDLDDTFQPPFKSCVIDGNVASVMCSYNQVNGIPTCADPDLLKGVIRGKWKLNGYIVSDCDSVEVLFKNQHYTKTPEEAAAKTILSGLDLDCGNYLGQYTEGAVNQGLVDESSIDNAISNNFATLMRLGFFDGDPSKQPYGNLGPKDVCTSDNQELAREAARQGIVLLKNSPGSLPLNPKSIKSLAVIGPNANATRVMIGNYEGIPCKYTSPLQGLTALVPTSYAPGCPDVQCANAEIDDAAKIAASADATIIVVGANLAIEAESLDRVNILLPGQQQQLVSEIANVSKGPVILVIMSGGGMDVSFAKTNEKITSILWVGYPGEAGGAAIADVIFGFYNPIKCR